Proteins co-encoded in one Kutzneria chonburiensis genomic window:
- a CDS encoding right-handed parallel beta-helix repeat-containing protein: protein MNRQLLVVGDGGLPTIGAALAQAQPGATISVRPGRYEENLVADRMVRLVAEPGTVEVLAPRGSVLVVNAEAVQLSGFTLTGADETMVAVDVVRGEAALDECRVSGASWATLLARLQGSLAVRGCTVTGTGGAAVVIASPAQSTIEDSEIVDAASTGVVVAEVGSVVLRRSVVRGAGGNGVCVNGDAVAVLERCEIIGAQKPAMVVEQRGRATITELTVRDSVSVDLYVTSEEHVSVASSTFLSAPLQAVHIAAMAAPVLRECLFSGAGRNAAQVTGSAAPRFLDCSFDGSPVTILVDEQARPRFERATVRNSTQTALEITGDAEVTVNGLRVSAGDLQVTATARLAATDLEVTAGVVSFASGTPSSVTSLFVRGSVHVAGTGEISLHDCEVAESPTDGITVESGATLTASRCRVTGARANGVRVAEGARASLVECEVLDAGQEGFRVDSTDGVILRDCVVNDEASNSFEPPVEQNLSEAAGQVLDGPLGELESLVGLAGVKKEVTGLINLIKMSQLRERMGLPMPPMSRHLVFAGPPGTGKTTVARLYGAVLAELGILAKGHMVEVARQDLVGQYIGSTAIKTTEVVQKAIGGVLFIDEAYTLAAGGGGSGPDFGQEAIDALMKIMEDQRDSLVVIVAGYSEQMDGFLDSNPGLASRFTRTIEFPNYSVDELVTIAGGLIRKHYYELTEDGLAAVRDYFERIPKNSTFGNGRVARKLFEAMVNNQASRLALSPPAKDSELNRLTADDLGSELSQLPAAGTQTSVPVTADPACAVGSSVVWQRLDGLVGQAAVRESAQRLLVRLGGLARERQPIGHHGNLVISGERGSGRTEFARLYALSLAELGLVPVGQLVRRRLANELSPRWPGQAEHLVRAALDDAAGGTLVVDLDGDWDTGAHGPGVEALEALAGSVDRRPADPVVVLTGPAERIGLLRKQLPVLRELFGTGWALGPYTVDELAEIAVRLLVRRGHDVPEDVRAALVHELAAASRQTVHAAHELAGMLSAAAASRTLAAADLRGIRPGYALGAGLAAVG from the coding sequence ATGAACCGACAGCTGCTTGTGGTCGGCGACGGCGGGTTGCCGACCATCGGCGCGGCGCTGGCGCAGGCGCAGCCGGGGGCGACGATCAGCGTGCGCCCCGGCCGCTACGAGGAGAACCTCGTCGCCGACCGGATGGTGCGTCTCGTTGCCGAGCCAGGCACGGTGGAAGTGTTGGCGCCCAGGGGGAGTGTGCTCGTCGTCAATGCCGAAGCGGTGCAGCTGAGCGGCTTCACCCTGACCGGCGCGGACGAGACCATGGTGGCGGTCGACGTCGTGCGCGGCGAGGCGGCGCTCGACGAGTGCCGGGTCTCCGGCGCGTCGTGGGCGACGTTGTTGGCCCGGTTGCAGGGTAGCCTGGCCGTTCGAGGGTGCACGGTGACCGGCACGGGCGGTGCTGCCGTCGTGATCGCCTCGCCCGCGCAGTCGACCATCGAGGACAGCGAGATCGTCGACGCGGCGTCTACCGGCGTGGTAGTGGCCGAGGTCGGATCCGTTGTGCTGCGCCGAAGTGTGGTACGGGGCGCGGGTGGCAACGGCGTGTGCGTCAACGGCGATGCGGTCGCCGTGCTGGAGCGGTGCGAGATCATCGGCGCGCAGAAGCCGGCCATGGTGGTCGAGCAGCGCGGCCGGGCGACGATCACCGAGCTGACCGTCCGGGACAGCGTCAGCGTGGACCTCTACGTGACCAGCGAGGAACACGTTTCCGTTGCCTCATCAACGTTTCTGTCCGCGCCGCTGCAAGCCGTGCATATCGCCGCGATGGCCGCGCCAGTGCTGCGTGAGTGCTTGTTCTCCGGTGCCGGGCGCAACGCGGCACAGGTCACCGGCTCGGCTGCGCCCCGGTTCCTGGACTGCTCGTTCGACGGCTCGCCGGTGACGATCCTCGTCGACGAACAGGCGCGGCCCCGCTTCGAACGCGCGACCGTGCGCAACTCGACGCAGACGGCCCTGGAGATCACCGGCGACGCCGAGGTGACCGTCAACGGCCTGCGAGTGTCGGCCGGCGACCTTCAGGTCACCGCGACCGCGCGGCTGGCGGCGACCGACCTTGAGGTAACCGCCGGAGTCGTGTCCTTCGCCAGCGGCACCCCGAGCTCGGTCACCTCCCTCTTCGTACGCGGCAGCGTGCATGTGGCCGGCACGGGGGAAATCTCCTTGCACGACTGCGAGGTCGCCGAGTCGCCGACCGACGGGATCACCGTGGAGTCGGGGGCGACGCTGACGGCGTCCCGGTGCCGGGTGACCGGCGCGCGAGCCAACGGGGTTCGGGTTGCCGAGGGTGCTCGGGCCTCGCTTGTCGAGTGCGAAGTCCTTGACGCCGGCCAGGAAGGGTTCCGGGTCGACAGCACCGACGGCGTCATCCTGCGCGACTGCGTGGTGAACGACGAGGCGTCGAACTCGTTCGAACCGCCGGTCGAGCAGAACCTGTCCGAGGCGGCCGGCCAGGTGCTCGACGGGCCGCTGGGCGAGCTGGAGTCGCTCGTCGGCCTGGCCGGCGTGAAAAAAGAGGTCACCGGCCTGATCAATCTGATCAAGATGTCCCAGCTGCGGGAGCGGATGGGGCTGCCGATGCCGCCGATGAGCCGGCACCTGGTGTTCGCCGGGCCGCCCGGCACCGGCAAGACCACGGTCGCCCGGCTCTACGGCGCCGTGCTGGCCGAGCTCGGCATCCTGGCCAAGGGGCACATGGTCGAGGTGGCGAGGCAGGACCTGGTCGGCCAGTACATCGGGTCCACCGCGATCAAGACGACCGAGGTGGTGCAGAAGGCCATCGGCGGCGTGCTGTTCATCGACGAGGCGTACACCCTGGCCGCGGGCGGCGGCGGCTCCGGGCCGGACTTCGGCCAGGAGGCCATCGACGCGCTGATGAAGATCATGGAGGACCAGCGCGACTCGCTCGTGGTCATCGTCGCCGGCTACTCCGAGCAGATGGACGGCTTCCTCGACTCCAACCCCGGCCTCGCGTCCCGCTTCACCCGCACCATCGAATTCCCCAACTACAGCGTGGACGAGCTGGTCACCATCGCCGGCGGGCTGATCCGCAAGCACTACTACGAGCTGACCGAGGACGGGCTGGCCGCGGTCCGCGACTACTTCGAGCGCATCCCCAAGAACTCGACCTTCGGCAACGGCCGCGTGGCCCGCAAGCTGTTCGAGGCCATGGTGAACAACCAGGCGTCCCGGCTGGCGCTGAGCCCGCCGGCCAAGGACTCCGAGCTCAACCGGCTCACCGCCGACGACCTCGGCTCGGAGCTGAGCCAGCTGCCGGCCGCGGGCACGCAGACGTCGGTGCCGGTCACCGCCGACCCGGCCTGTGCGGTCGGCTCGAGCGTTGTGTGGCAGCGGCTCGACGGGCTGGTCGGCCAGGCCGCGGTACGGGAAAGCGCACAGCGGCTGCTGGTTCGGCTCGGTGGCCTGGCCCGGGAGCGTCAACCTATTGGCCACCACGGCAATCTGGTGATCAGCGGCGAACGCGGCAGCGGCCGTACCGAGTTCGCCCGGTTGTATGCCTTGAGCCTGGCCGAACTCGGCCTGGTCCCGGTCGGTCAGCTGGTGCGCCGCCGCCTCGCGAACGAGCTGTCCCCGCGCTGGCCCGGCCAGGCCGAGCACCTGGTCCGGGCCGCGCTGGACGACGCCGCCGGCGGCACCCTCGTGGTGGATCTCGACGGCGACTGGGACACCGGCGCCCACGGTCCAGGTGTGGAGGCGCTGGAGGCACTCGCCGGGTCGGTTGACCGCCGTCCAGCCGACCCGGTCGTGGTGCTCACCGGGCCCGCCGAGCGGATCGGGCTGCTGCGCAAGCAACTTCCAGTGCTGCGGGAGCTGTTCGGCACCGGGTGGGCTCTCGGTCCGTACACAGTGGACGAACTCGCCGAGATCGCGGTGCGGTTGCTGGTCCGGCGGGGCCATGACGTGCCCGAGGACGTACGGGCCGCGCTGGTGCACGAACTTGCCGCCGCGAGTCGGCAGACCGTGCACGCGGCACACGAACTGGCCGGCATGCTCTCGGCCGCCGCCGCTTCCCGCACTTTGGCCGCCGCCGACCTGCGCGGCATTCGCCCGGGGTACGCACTCGGCGCGGGCCTGGCCGCGGTCGGCTGA
- a CDS encoding YbaB/EbfC family nucleoid-associated protein, with protein MDTNEKALAAALDAYQRQRANFDQARASLASITSSVTSPRREVTATVGHVGELTEISFPTSAYKRMTPVELGAVIVRTVGAAREKSVTAAADVMAPMLPPSLSARDLMSGKVDADALFSAGAPRSGEGA; from the coding sequence ATGGACACCAACGAAAAGGCCCTGGCCGCCGCGCTCGACGCCTACCAGCGCCAGCGCGCGAACTTCGACCAGGCCCGGGCCTCCCTCGCCAGCATCACCAGCAGCGTCACCTCGCCGCGGCGCGAGGTGACCGCCACCGTCGGGCACGTCGGCGAGTTGACCGAGATCTCCTTTCCCACCAGCGCCTACAAGCGCATGACACCGGTCGAGCTCGGCGCGGTGATCGTCCGCACGGTCGGCGCCGCCCGGGAGAAGTCCGTCACCGCCGCCGCTGACGTGATGGCTCCCATGCTGCCGCCGAGCCTTTCCGCTCGGGATTTGATGAGCGGCAAGGTCGACGCCGACGCTCTGTTCTCCGCCGGCGCACCGCGATCGGGGGAGGGCGCGTGA